In Pleurodeles waltl isolate 20211129_DDA chromosome 5, aPleWal1.hap1.20221129, whole genome shotgun sequence, one genomic interval encodes:
- the LOC138296898 gene encoding uncharacterized protein produces MFKFHHTQSVPTYSPADGYLSCRRVVMAEGGSDRAPQFTPEELEVLAEGALAKYPQLYGPGDKQVKAHAKVKIWQAIARSVRTKGVYERSSRHCRKRWEDLRRWTRLTCVNLLGKSTEQKKRVRRTMTPMMRKILEVAYPDLAEQLQAKEKQEVGTLRRPKEEVDEPSGDTQEVAPHWKGGASCTEGPSGTDGEVPALNVSSGTPPSDWKRETFDPVQPPVVVKDTMTCAPMAGTTNAFALSSSARHQFPARRYQARVSRAAHTMPPVNMHPVLVSQEALHVLKDLHAGQAASLGVLRELSRKLDRVVDLLEGLHSAQAAQYSSIPAAGTVHDTETSPPYPHTLWS; encoded by the exons ATGTTCAAGTTCCACCACACCCAGTCTGTCCCGACCTACTCGCCTGCGGATGGCTACCTGTCCTGCCGAAGGGTCGTCATGGCTGAGGGTGGGAGTGACCGGGCCCCGCAGTTCACTCCcgaggagctggaggtgctggcggAGGGGGCCCTGGCGAAGTACCCTCAGTTGTATGGCCCTGGAGACAAGCAG gtcAAAGCTCATGCCAAAGTGAaaatctggcaggccatcgccagaaGTGTCCGAACAAAGGGGGTGTACGAGCGCAGCAGCAGACACTGTCGCAAGCGCTGGGAGGACCTCCGCCGCTGGACGCGGCTCACGTGCGTGAATCTGCTGGGGAAGTCTACTGAGCAGAAGAAAAGGGTGCGGCGCACCATGACGCCGATGATGCGCAAGATCCTGGAGGTCGCTTATCCCGACTTGGCAGAGCAGCTACAGGCCAAAGAGAAGCAGGAAGTGG GAACCTTAAGAAGACCCAAGGAAGAGGTCGACGAGCCATCCGGGGACACGCAGGAGGTGGCACCGCATTGGAAAGGTGGTGCGAGCTGCACAGAGGGACCGAGTGGCACGGACGGTGAGGTGCCTGCCTTGAATGTCAGCTCAGGAACCCCTCCCAGTGACTGGAAAAGAGAGACGTTTGACCCTGTCCAGCCCCCTGTTGTGGTGAAGGACACCATGACATGTGCTCCTATGGCTGGCACCACCAATGCCTTCGCTCTTTCATCTTCCGCGAGGCACCAGTTCCCTGCCAGGAGATATCAGGCTAGGGTCTCGCGTGCTGCACACACCATGCCCCCTGTTAAcatgcaccctgtccttgtatCCCAGGAGGCCCTGCATGTCTTAAAGGACCTGCATGCTGGGCAGGCTGCCTCCCTGGGTGTTCTCCGGGAGCTGAGCAGGaagttggacagggttgtggatCTCCTGGAGGGTCTTCATTCAGCCCAGGCTGCTCAGTACAGCAGTATCCCGGCTGCCGGTACTGTCCATGACACAGAGACTTCGCCTCCCTACCCACATACCCTCTGGTCCTGA